The following proteins are encoded in a genomic region of Oryza brachyantha chromosome 11, ObraRS2, whole genome shotgun sequence:
- the LOC102707905 gene encoding protein FAM136A-like, producing MEHTGSMEERVVTDRIRRKLEEVNAAAQKHLAGVQDHVNFTMQQAYFKCAYECFDRRRSQEGINNCVENCSVPVLSANNVVETEMAKFQERLNRSLMVCQDKFEAAKLQKLKTHATEELESCVNRSIDDSIRVLPHLVDQIKSSLSIN from the exons ATGGAACACACAGGATCGATGGAGGAGCGGGTTGTCACTGACCGGATCCGGCGGAAGCTGGAGGAGGTGAACGCCGCGGCGCAGAAGCACCTCGCTGGCGTCCAAGATCACGTCAACTTCACTATGCAG CAAGCATACTTCAAGTGTGCATATGAATGCTTTGATCGCCGAAGAAGTCAAGAGGGCATCAACAATTGTGTGGAGAACTGCAGTGTCCCTGTCCTTTCTGCCAACAATGTTGTTGAGACGGAGATGGCAAAGTTCCAG GAGCGGTTGAATCGATCCTTGATGGTGTGCCAAGATAAATTTGAAGCGGCAAAGCTCCAGAAGCTGAAAACGCACGCGACTGAGGAGCTGGAATCCTGCGTAAACAGGTCTATTGATGACAGTATTAGGGTCCTGCCCCATCTGGTTGATCAGATCAAGTCCTCCCTCTCCATCAATTAG